The Pseudomonas sp. FP2309 genome has a window encoding:
- a CDS encoding efflux transporter outer membrane subunit: MNTRALCLVLVAMSMAGCANFSGLDTQGQRLDANTLQTGKSLNGVPLSNAAWPSADWWKNLGDPQLDGLIQEALHNSPDMQVASARAHQAQAAAYAADASRMPTLDASAGVTRSRLAKDQDPQGLGDAYSTVRKIGASFNYTFDLWGGQRAAWEAALGQARAAEVDQQAARLTLAADVAKAYSDLGQAHIVRDLAADDLKRTRQMLDLSKRRLNAGIDSEYQYQQTESLEASSQSQLIDADKQLQSAKIALAVLLGKGPDRGNELARPAVLKPAVVAVPSVLPAELLGRRPDLIAARWRVEAASKDIAASKTRFYPNLNLSASAGAESLLGDAMFGSASRFFNIAPTISLPIFDGGRLRANLDARDADYDLAVAQYNKILVQALGDIGNTLSQLRETGRQIQAQQHATDIAQQSYDTVVQRYGSGIGNYLDVLSIEQQLLQAQRQLATLNAGQIDLSIQLMQALGGGFNADNVASTTPATRTE; the protein is encoded by the coding sequence ATGAATACACGTGCCCTTTGCCTGGTGCTCGTGGCCATGAGCATGGCCGGTTGCGCCAACTTCAGCGGCCTCGACACCCAGGGTCAGCGCCTCGACGCCAACACCCTGCAAACCGGCAAATCCCTGAACGGCGTGCCCCTGTCGAACGCCGCGTGGCCCAGCGCCGATTGGTGGAAAAACCTCGGCGACCCGCAGCTCGACGGCCTGATCCAAGAAGCCCTGCACAACAGCCCGGACATGCAAGTGGCCAGTGCCCGTGCGCACCAGGCCCAAGCCGCCGCGTATGCCGCCGACGCTTCGCGCATGCCGACGCTGGATGCCAGCGCCGGCGTGACCCGGTCGCGGTTGGCCAAGGACCAGGACCCGCAAGGGCTGGGCGATGCGTATTCCACGGTGCGAAAAATCGGCGCCAGCTTCAATTACACCTTCGACCTCTGGGGTGGCCAGCGCGCCGCCTGGGAAGCCGCGCTGGGCCAGGCCCGTGCCGCCGAAGTCGACCAGCAGGCCGCGCGCCTGACCTTGGCTGCCGATGTGGCCAAGGCCTACAGCGACCTGGGTCAGGCGCACATTGTGCGAGACCTGGCCGCCGACGACCTCAAGCGCACCCGGCAAATGCTCGACTTGAGTAAACGCCGTTTGAATGCGGGCATCGACAGCGAGTACCAGTATCAGCAGACCGAAAGCCTGGAAGCCAGCTCCCAGTCACAACTGATCGATGCGGATAAACAGCTGCAAAGCGCCAAAATCGCCCTCGCGGTGTTGCTCGGCAAAGGCCCGGACCGCGGCAACGAGCTGGCACGCCCGGCGGTGCTCAAACCCGCTGTCGTCGCCGTACCGTCGGTGCTGCCCGCCGAGCTGCTGGGGCGGCGCCCCGACCTGATCGCCGCGCGCTGGCGCGTCGAGGCGGCCAGTAAAGATATCGCGGCGAGCAAGACGCGCTTCTACCCCAACCTCAACCTGAGCGCGAGCGCCGGGGCTGAGTCGTTGCTGGGGGACGCGATGTTCGGCTCGGCCAGTCGTTTCTTCAACATTGCGCCAACGATCTCCCTGCCGATCTTCGACGGGGGCCGCCTGCGCGCCAACCTCGATGCGCGCGACGCCGACTACGATCTCGCCGTGGCGCAGTACAACAAAATCCTGGTGCAAGCCTTGGGCGATATCGGCAACACCCTGTCGCAACTGCGCGAAACCGGCCGGCAGATCCAGGCCCAGCAACACGCCACGGACATTGCCCAGCAGTCCTACGACACGGTGGTTCAGCGCTATGGCTCCGGGATCGGTAACTACCTGGATGTGCTCAGCATCGAGCAGCAATTGCTGCAGGCCCAGCGTCAGCTGGCGACCCTGAATGCCGGGCAAATCGATCTGTCGATTCAATTGATGCAGGCCCTGGGCGGCGGCTTCAACGCCGACAACGTGGCGTCGACCACCCCAGCCACACGCACGGAATAA
- a CDS encoding MarR family winged helix-turn-helix transcriptional regulator, with protein MSHFTPENFHNCHLGLLLGRAAILKDRIIDTHMEPHGVTAAQFKVLIIMAQFGVDTPAELCRHLSLDSGSMTRMLDRLEQKNLLSRQRSELDRRQVQLVLTADGQRLADMLPHIGAKALNQLAGALEPGELEALERILKKILIAAGDPITLQRVGNT; from the coding sequence ATGTCTCACTTCACCCCTGAAAACTTCCATAACTGCCACCTCGGACTGTTGCTGGGCCGCGCCGCGATCCTCAAGGACCGCATCATTGACACCCATATGGAACCCCACGGTGTCACCGCCGCGCAGTTCAAGGTGTTGATCATCATGGCGCAGTTCGGGGTCGACACCCCGGCCGAGCTGTGTCGCCACCTGTCCCTGGACAGCGGGTCGATGACCCGGATGCTCGACCGGCTGGAGCAAAAAAACCTGCTCAGCCGCCAGCGTTCCGAGCTGGACCGCCGCCAGGTGCAACTGGTGCTGACCGCCGACGGCCAGCGCCTGGCGGACATGCTGCCGCATATCGGCGCCAAGGCGTTGAACCAACTGGCCGGCGCCTTGGAGCCAGGCGAGCTGGAGGCCCTGGAACGGATCCTCAAGAAAATTCTGATAGCTGCCGGTGATCCCATCACCCTGCAGCGGGTGGGTAACACATGA